In a single window of the Limnohabitans sp. 2KL-27 genome:
- a CDS encoding response regulator, with protein sequence MSGLFKRFRKIWRGLFRLNGFLRQQVLTVYLLLVSLTTLLGFVFTPVERVAHANLLVCVLSAVLLWGVRVRAFFGVTVHTLTALTVLLTVYTAAQTGGIHSTAVVWLHVLSVPVLLLLGHAATLAWMGMVLALTVGLAWVTAMGWVSGQAPAASSLVTWAWLHHLLALLNLMMGVRIYEHLHQAQLRKIQRRNDELQRTHSALIKAQGHADEFVAAVGHELRTPMNAILGFNGALRSALRADPEQVVVVDHIRTSTEHLLQVVNDLLDFSQWQAGKLRPNPVDFALRALLDGVQERHGQAARDKGLALHLHCDAALPGHVHGDRKRLLQILNQLVGNAIQFTDTGGVQVRLMAQGGALRLEVQDTGPGIAADRQPQLFSRFEHAQAQTLRAHGATGLALCDKLVTLLGGRIGVQSQLGQGALFWLQVPLQAASAPDPVPDDGLAGDALRMLVVDDNTLNLMVARLQLQACWPEAHIVTVDSAAKALAILNSQVFDIALVDMVMPDMDGLQLTQHIRQHHHAGLARMPILALTANTQPQDRERCLAAGMDEVLGKPMDTATLVQTVGRFVRQAREATT encoded by the coding sequence ATGTCGGGTCTGTTTAAACGGTTCAGAAAAATCTGGCGAGGCCTGTTTCGTCTGAATGGTTTTTTGCGGCAGCAGGTGCTCACTGTTTACCTGTTGCTGGTGAGCCTGACCACCTTGCTCGGCTTTGTGTTCACGCCGGTCGAGCGCGTGGCGCACGCCAACTTGCTCGTTTGCGTGCTGTCTGCCGTTTTGTTGTGGGGGGTGCGTGTGCGGGCGTTTTTTGGCGTCACCGTGCACACGCTCACGGCGCTCACGGTGTTGCTGACGGTTTACACCGCGGCCCAGACGGGGGGCATCCATTCCACCGCCGTGGTTTGGCTCCATGTCTTGTCCGTGCCGGTGTTGCTGTTGCTGGGGCATGCGGCCACGCTGGCCTGGATGGGCATGGTGCTGGCCTTGACCGTGGGCCTGGCCTGGGTCACGGCCATGGGTTGGGTCAGCGGCCAGGCCCCGGCCGCCTCCTCGCTGGTGACTTGGGCCTGGCTCCACCACCTGCTGGCGCTCTTGAACCTGATGATGGGGGTTCGCATTTATGAACACCTGCACCAGGCGCAGCTGCGCAAGATTCAGCGGCGCAACGACGAACTCCAACGCACCCACAGCGCCTTGATCAAGGCGCAAGGGCACGCGGACGAATTTGTGGCGGCCGTCGGCCATGAGTTGCGCACACCAATGAATGCCATCTTGGGCTTCAATGGCGCACTGCGCAGCGCTTTGAGGGCCGACCCCGAACAGGTGGTGGTGGTCGACCACATCCGCACCTCGACCGAGCACCTGCTTCAGGTGGTCAATGACCTGCTGGATTTTTCGCAGTGGCAAGCGGGGAAACTGCGCCCGAACCCCGTGGATTTCGCCTTGCGCGCCTTGCTGGATGGCGTGCAAGAACGTCACGGACAGGCTGCCCGCGACAAAGGCTTGGCATTGCACCTGCACTGTGACGCCGCCTTGCCTGGCCATGTGCATGGCGACCGCAAGCGCTTGCTGCAGATCCTGAACCAACTCGTGGGCAATGCCATCCAGTTCACCGACACGGGGGGGGTGCAGGTGAGGTTGATGGCCCAGGGCGGTGCCTTGCGCCTGGAGGTTCAGGACACCGGGCCCGGCATCGCTGCAGATCGGCAGCCCCAGCTTTTCAGCCGCTTTGAACACGCCCAGGCGCAGACCCTGCGGGCCCATGGCGCCACGGGCCTGGCGCTGTGCGACAAACTGGTGACGTTGCTTGGCGGGCGCATCGGCGTACAAAGCCAGCTGGGCCAAGGGGCGCTGTTTTGGCTGCAGGTCCCTTTACAAGCCGCGTCAGCCCCTGATCCGGTCCCCGATGACGGGTTGGCAGGTGACGCCCTGCGCATGCTGGTGGTGGACGACAACACGCTGAACCTGATGGTGGCCCGGTTGCAGTTGCAAGCATGCTGGCCCGAGGCGCACATCGTGACGGTGGACAGCGCCGCCAAAGCCTTGGCCATCCTGAACTCCCAAGTGTTTGACATCGCCTTGGTGGACATGGTCATGCCGGACATGGATGGCTTGCAGCTCACGCAGCACATTCGGCAGCATCACCACGCAGGTTTGGCGCGCATGCCGATTTTGGCTTTGACCGCCAACACCCAGCCGCAGGACCGCGAGCGCTGCCTGGCTGCTGGCATGGACGAGGTCTTGGGCAAGCCCATGGACACGGCCACGCTGGTGCAGACCGTGGGGCGCTTTGTCCGCCAGGCGCGGGAGGCGACAACATGA
- a CDS encoding hybrid sensor histidine kinase/response regulator has protein sequence MMRPHRSGGPRLAAQARRALSSPWAIHLATCLGAAVLMHSVWHSGGIYSPWMAWLLVLPLTPFYAIHRQAGVVWLWLVLLLQLAMAVSSGLGWVPAREVAEPPVMPSLLSAVCVTCALIVVPWLYDRLYRRALAQGRRHQRELEARRQALEQATAMREQFMATVSHELRTTMNTILGFNALLLTRVQDQPEALKVLHHTRQSAEHLMTVINDILDHSQLQTGQLVIQAETFELRQTLAHAFEMFEPRVKSTQLAYRLELDPDLPTWVHTDRHRLMQVLVNLLGNALKFTHQGEVVLRVQWGPSGALFSVTDTGIGIAPERQAQIFSPFSQAGNDIQARYGGHGLGLAISQKLAQLMGGDIGFDSTLGHGSRFWLRLPLTAVPAPSALPTRPTDAHGPALQSRARAWRFLIADDHAISRLLVKQVLQNAWPHCEILEAHDGQQALQCLRENPVDLVLMDMVMPVVDGLVATRTVRETWGNPAHKVPILGLTANVHPVDLDAFRQSGLSALMLKPFEPAQLCAQVEQLLLEAR, from the coding sequence ATGATGCGCCCACACCGCTCAGGAGGGCCGCGCCTGGCCGCGCAGGCCCGGCGTGCCCTGTCGTCGCCTTGGGCGATCCACTTGGCCACCTGTTTGGGGGCGGCCGTGCTGATGCACAGCGTGTGGCATTCCGGTGGCATTTATTCACCCTGGATGGCGTGGCTGCTGGTTTTGCCCCTGACGCCGTTTTATGCCATCCACCGACAAGCCGGTGTGGTGTGGCTGTGGCTGGTCCTGCTTTTGCAGTTGGCCATGGCGGTGTCCAGTGGCCTGGGTTGGGTGCCTGCACGCGAGGTGGCCGAGCCGCCGGTGATGCCCTCACTTTTGTCGGCTGTCTGCGTCACCTGTGCGCTCATCGTGGTGCCCTGGCTGTACGACCGGCTGTACCGCCGGGCGCTGGCGCAAGGCCGCCGCCACCAGCGCGAGCTGGAGGCCAGACGCCAAGCGCTGGAGCAGGCCACCGCCATGCGCGAGCAGTTCATGGCCACCGTCAGCCACGAACTGCGCACCACCATGAACACCATTTTGGGCTTCAATGCGCTGCTGCTGACCCGCGTGCAAGACCAGCCCGAGGCCCTGAAGGTGCTCCACCACACGCGCCAGTCGGCCGAGCACCTGATGACGGTGATCAACGACATCCTCGACCACTCGCAACTGCAAACCGGGCAACTGGTGATCCAGGCCGAGACCTTTGAGTTGCGCCAGACCCTGGCGCACGCCTTCGAGATGTTTGAGCCGCGGGTCAAGAGCACCCAGCTCGCCTACCGTCTGGAGCTAGACCCGGATTTGCCCACCTGGGTGCACACCGATCGCCATCGGCTCATGCAGGTGCTGGTCAATTTGCTGGGCAATGCGCTGAAATTCACCCACCAGGGCGAGGTTGTGCTGCGTGTGCAATGGGGCCCCTCGGGCGCGCTGTTTTCCGTCACCGACACCGGCATTGGCATCGCGCCCGAGCGTCAGGCGCAGATCTTCAGCCCCTTCAGCCAAGCCGGCAACGACATCCAGGCGCGCTACGGCGGCCACGGTTTGGGTTTGGCCATTTCCCAAAAACTGGCCCAGCTGATGGGGGGGGACATCGGCTTTGACAGCACGCTGGGACACGGCTCGCGGTTTTGGCTGCGCTTGCCCCTGACGGCCGTGCCCGCACCCTCGGCCTTGCCCACGCGCCCCACCGATGCGCACGGGCCAGCGCTTCAGAGCCGAGCCCGGGCCTGGCGTTTTCTGATCGCCGACGACCACGCCATCAGCCGCTTGTTGGTCAAACAGGTGCTGCAAAACGCCTGGCCCCACTGCGAGATTTTGGAGGCGCACGATGGCCAGCAAGCGCTGCAATGCCTGCGTGAGAACCCGGTGGACCTGGTGCTGATGGACATGGTCATGCCCGTGGTGGACGGCCTGGTGGCCACCCGGACGGTGCGCGAGACTTGGGGCAACCCGGCCCACAAGGTGCCGATTTTGGGCTTGACCGCCAACGTCCATCCGGTGGATTTGGACGCCTTCAGGCAATCGGGATTGAGCGCGCTCATGCTCAAACCCTTTGAGCCCGCCCAGCTGTGCGCGCAAGTGGAGCAGTTGCTGCTCGAGGCCCGCTGA
- a CDS encoding FAD-binding oxidoreductase has product MNAPTPAAHLAPEIAQRAVPEAFLTALKARFGDNCSTALVVREQHGRDESAFTHVPPPAAVVFAECTQDVQDAVRLCAEFKVPVIPFGVGSSLEGHLLAVQGGISIDLMRMNKVLAINAEDLTVTVQPGVTRKQLNEEIKSTGLFFPIDPGADATIGGMSATRASGTNAVRYGTMRENVLAMEVVTAQGEVIRTGTRAKKSSAGYDLTRLMVGSEGTLGVITEITVRLYPLPEAISAAICSFPSIEAAVHTVIQTIQLGVPIARVELIDHNAVRMVNAYAKLNLREEPLLLMEFHGSPAGVKEQAETVQELASDMGGNAFEWAVTPEERTRLWTARHNAYFAAIQSKPGCRAISTDTCVPISRLADCLLDSITETDASGLPYFLVGHVGDGNFHFGYLIDPNNAQECETAEALNQQLVSRALRLGGTCTGEHGIGLHKMDFLRTETGEGAVDMMRTIKRALDPLNIMNPGKIFSM; this is encoded by the coding sequence ATGAACGCCCCCACCCCCGCGGCCCATCTGGCCCCTGAAATCGCGCAGCGCGCCGTGCCCGAAGCCTTTTTGACGGCCCTCAAGGCCCGCTTTGGCGACAACTGCTCGACCGCCTTGGTGGTGCGCGAGCAGCACGGCCGCGACGAATCGGCTTTCACGCACGTGCCGCCACCGGCCGCGGTGGTGTTTGCCGAGTGCACCCAGGACGTGCAGGACGCGGTGCGGCTGTGCGCCGAGTTCAAAGTGCCCGTCATCCCCTTTGGCGTGGGTTCCTCGCTCGAAGGCCATTTGCTGGCCGTGCAGGGCGGCATCAGCATCGACCTGATGCGCATGAACAAGGTGCTGGCCATCAACGCCGAAGACCTCACCGTGACGGTGCAGCCCGGCGTGACGCGCAAGCAGCTCAATGAAGAGATCAAGTCCACCGGCTTGTTTTTCCCGATCGATCCCGGCGCAGACGCCACCATCGGCGGCATGAGCGCCACGCGCGCCAGCGGCACCAACGCCGTGCGCTACGGCACCATGCGCGAGAACGTGCTGGCCATGGAAGTGGTGACCGCCCAGGGCGAAGTCATCCGCACCGGCACCCGCGCCAAGAAGTCGAGCGCCGGTTACGACCTGACCCGCCTGATGGTGGGCAGCGAAGGCACGCTGGGCGTGATCACCGAAATCACGGTGCGCCTGTACCCCTTGCCCGAAGCGATTTCGGCCGCCATTTGCTCCTTCCCGAGCATCGAGGCCGCGGTGCACACCGTGATCCAAACCATCCAACTGGGCGTGCCCATTGCCCGCGTGGAGTTGATCGATCACAACGCTGTGCGCATGGTCAATGCCTACGCCAAGCTGAACCTGCGCGAAGAGCCCCTGCTGCTCATGGAGTTTCACGGCTCGCCTGCGGGCGTGAAAGAACAGGCCGAAACCGTCCAGGAGTTGGCCAGTGACATGGGCGGCAACGCGTTTGAGTGGGCCGTCACACCCGAAGAGCGCACGCGCCTGTGGACTGCGCGGCACAACGCCTACTTTGCGGCCATCCAGAGCAAACCCGGCTGCCGCGCCATCAGCACCGACACCTGCGTACCCATCAGCCGCTTGGCGGACTGCTTGCTCGACTCCATCACCGAAACCGATGCCAGCGGCCTGCCTTACTTTTTGGTCGGCCACGTGGGCGACGGCAACTTCCACTTTGGCTATTTGATCGACCCCAACAACGCGCAAGAGTGCGAAACAGCCGAAGCCCTGAATCAGCAGCTGGTCAGCCGCGCCCTGCGCTTAGGGGGAACCTGCACAGGTGAGCACGGCATTGGCCTGCACAAGATGGACTTTTTGCGCACCGAAACCGGCGAAGGCGCGGTGGACATGATGCGCACCATCAAGCGGGCGCTAGACCCGCTCAACATCATGAATCCGGGCAAGATTTTCTCGATGTGA
- a CDS encoding cob(I)yrinic acid a,c-diamide adenosyltransferase, which yields MGNRLTQIATRTGDNGTTGLGNNQRVSKNSLRVHAMGEVDELNSHIGLLLCEAMPTDVREVLVEVQHQLFNLGGELSIPGFELLKEEAVAALDEALERYNAQLPKLEEFILPAGTRGASQAHVCRTVARRAERACVALGNEEAINETPRQYLNRLSDLMFVLARVLNRMNGGDDVYWKSARMNKDTAA from the coding sequence ATGGGCAACCGACTCACACAAATCGCCACCCGCACCGGTGACAACGGCACCACCGGACTGGGCAACAACCAGCGCGTTTCCAAAAACAGCCTGCGCGTGCATGCCATGGGCGAGGTGGACGAACTGAACTCGCACATCGGTTTGCTCTTGTGCGAAGCCATGCCCACCGATGTGCGCGAGGTGCTGGTCGAGGTGCAGCACCAGCTGTTCAATTTGGGCGGCGAGTTGTCGATTCCTGGTTTTGAATTGCTCAAGGAGGAGGCCGTGGCGGCACTCGACGAGGCGCTGGAACGCTACAACGCCCAACTGCCCAAACTCGAAGAGTTCATCTTGCCCGCCGGCACACGGGGCGCGTCGCAAGCCCATGTGTGCCGCACCGTGGCCCGCCGCGCCGAACGCGCTTGCGTGGCCTTGGGCAACGAAGAGGCCATCAATGAAACCCCGCGTCAATACCTCAATCGCCTGTCGGATTTGATGTTTGTGCTGGCCCGCGTGCTCAATCGCATGAACGGGGGCGATGACGTGTATTGGAAGAGTGCGCGCATGAACAAAGACACGGCGGCCTGA
- a CDS encoding acetoacetate--CoA ligase: MNHVTPPHPAAPQLPQIRLYQNWLRDERGLSFANYNDLWLWSVTELDAFWQSIWDYFDLRSPTPHTAVLAHNVMPGAKWFPGAQTNYAHQVLRHAQPAHEAGFLAVISHNEKGLRRELTWPELRRQVAAMALHLQAQGVQPGDRVAAYLPNIPEAMVAFLATASVGGVWSICAPDMGTNAVLDRFKQIEPKVLIAVDGVSYGGRDFDRMAVVQELRDALPSVQHVIVHENLGTLDLASCDVAASVQMSAITARDDAQVQAFEPLWLPFDHPLWIVYSSGTTGLPKPIVHGHGGTVIVALANKILHNDVGCSYHPNSFGERFHWYSSTGWVMWNAQVAGLLNGVTCVIYDGNPGGSKDNPDWGILWRMAAEENVTFFGAGAAFFANCQKVGVDISRCGDLSGVRALGTTGSPLSADTQIWGVEQFKAIGTDIWWCNLSGGTDFAGAFVGGHRELLQEPGVMQCRMLGAAVESWNEAGEPVKGEVGELVCTQPIPSMPLFFWGDQDNARYLASYFEMYPAGHGRIPGGGNGPASMGGVWRHGDWLRIGNAQGEGEGCVIFGRSDATINRHGLRMGTSELYSAVEALSEVTDSMVVDLEYLGKESYMPLFVVLRPGTTLDDALKAKLNNAIKVALSPRFIPNDIFQVAEIPRTLSGKKQELPIKKLMLGQPLEKVVNKDAMANPGCLDWYVDLAQRHLAKL; encoded by the coding sequence ATGAACCATGTGACACCACCCCACCCTGCAGCGCCTCAGCTCCCCCAAATTCGGCTGTACCAAAACTGGCTGCGCGATGAGCGCGGGCTGAGTTTTGCCAACTACAACGACCTTTGGCTTTGGTCGGTGACCGAGCTCGATGCGTTCTGGCAAAGCATCTGGGATTATTTTGATCTGCGCTCGCCCACGCCACACACCGCTGTGCTGGCCCACAATGTCATGCCCGGCGCCAAGTGGTTCCCCGGAGCCCAGACCAACTACGCGCACCAGGTGCTGCGGCATGCGCAGCCTGCGCACGAGGCCGGTTTTTTGGCCGTCATCAGCCACAACGAAAAAGGCCTGCGACGCGAGTTGACTTGGCCCGAGTTGCGCCGCCAGGTGGCCGCCATGGCGCTGCACCTGCAAGCGCAAGGTGTGCAGCCCGGTGACCGGGTGGCAGCGTATTTGCCCAACATCCCCGAGGCCATGGTGGCGTTTTTGGCCACCGCCAGTGTGGGTGGGGTGTGGAGCATTTGCGCGCCCGACATGGGCACCAACGCGGTGCTCGACCGTTTCAAACAGATCGAGCCCAAGGTGCTGATCGCCGTGGATGGTGTCAGCTATGGCGGGCGCGACTTTGACCGCATGGCCGTGGTGCAGGAGCTGCGCGACGCGCTGCCCAGCGTGCAGCACGTCATCGTTCACGAGAATTTGGGCACCCTTGATCTGGCCAGTTGCGACGTGGCCGCCAGCGTGCAAATGTCCGCCATCACCGCGCGAGACGATGCCCAGGTGCAGGCCTTCGAGCCGCTGTGGCTGCCCTTTGACCACCCGCTGTGGATTGTTTACTCAAGCGGCACCACCGGTTTGCCCAAGCCCATCGTGCACGGCCACGGCGGCACCGTGATCGTGGCCTTGGCCAACAAAATCTTGCACAACGACGTGGGCTGCAGCTACCACCCCAACAGCTTTGGCGAACGCTTTCATTGGTACAGCTCCACCGGCTGGGTCATGTGGAATGCGCAAGTGGCGGGCCTGCTCAACGGCGTGACCTGCGTGATCTACGACGGCAACCCCGGCGGCAGCAAAGACAACCCGGACTGGGGCATTTTGTGGCGCATGGCCGCCGAAGAAAACGTCACCTTCTTCGGTGCGGGCGCCGCCTTTTTTGCCAACTGCCAAAAGGTGGGGGTTGATATCTCGCGTTGCGGCGACTTGTCGGGGGTTCGTGCGCTGGGCACCACCGGTTCGCCCCTGTCGGCCGATACCCAAATCTGGGGGGTGGAGCAGTTCAAGGCCATCGGCACCGACATTTGGTGGTGCAACCTTTCGGGCGGCACCGACTTCGCGGGCGCTTTTGTCGGCGGGCATCGCGAGCTGCTGCAGGAGCCGGGCGTGATGCAGTGCCGCATGCTGGGCGCGGCGGTCGAATCGTGGAACGAAGCGGGCGAGCCCGTCAAAGGCGAAGTGGGCGAGCTGGTGTGCACCCAGCCCATCCCGTCCATGCCGCTGTTCTTTTGGGGCGACCAGGACAACGCCCGCTACCTAGCCAGCTATTTTGAGATGTACCCCGCCGGCCACGGCCGCATACCTGGCGGCGGCAACGGCCCCGCCAGCATGGGCGGCGTCTGGCGCCACGGCGACTGGCTGCGCATCGGCAACGCCCAAGGCGAGGGCGAAGGCTGCGTGATCTTTGGCCGCAGCGACGCCACCATCAACCGCCACGGCCTGCGCATGGGCACCAGCGAGCTCTACAGCGCGGTTGAAGCGCTGTCCGAGGTGACGGACTCGATGGTGGTGGACCTGGAGTACCTGGGCAAAGAAAGTTATATGCCGCTTTTCGTGGTGTTGCGCCCGGGCACCACGCTCGACGACGCGCTCAAGGCCAAGCTCAACAACGCCATCAAGGTGGCGCTCAGCCCGCGCTTCATTCCGAACGACATCTTCCAGGTCGCCGAGATCCCGCGCACCTTGTCGGGCAAAAAGCAGGAGCTGCCGATCAAGAAACTGATGCTGGGTCAGCCGCTGGAAAAAGTGGTCAACAAAGACGCCATGGCCAATCCGGGGTGTCTGGACTGGTATGTGGATCTGGCCCAGCGGCATTTGGCCAAGTTGTGA
- a CDS encoding TRAP transporter large permease: protein MNTIELALWSFPVLLLLIFVRIPIGLSMMLCGLGGAYFIFGNITPIVNQLKQVTYSTFSSYSLSVIPLFLLMGQFAALGGLSKALFKAAEVWVGHRKGGVAMAAIGACAGFGSICGSSLATAATMGQVALPELKRAGYAGGISTACLAAGGTLGILIPPSVVLVIYAILTEQNIAKLFLAAFVPGILAAVGYVIVIAIYARVRPQDMGTLPPAPMKERLQATARVWPVVLIFLLVVGGIYGGIFTPTEGAAVGAFGTGVAAWLNGGLNRKTLGGALLGTAVATAMIFMIVLGAGVYNTFLALSQLPQEAAAAVASWGVSPLLVMTAILVLYVILGCFMDSLSMILLTIPVFFPIVSALDFGLPPDELAIWFGILVLIVVEVGLITPPVGMNLFVINSLARDTPITQTYRAIMPFVLSDLLRTALLVAFPSITLFVLRF, encoded by the coding sequence ATGAACACGATTGAACTGGCGCTGTGGTCGTTCCCGGTTTTGCTGCTGTTGATTTTTGTGCGCATCCCGATCGGCTTGTCGATGATGCTGTGCGGCTTAGGCGGGGCTTACTTCATTTTTGGGAACATCACGCCCATCGTTAACCAGCTCAAGCAGGTTACCTACAGCACCTTTTCCAGCTACTCGCTGTCGGTCATTCCATTGTTTTTACTGATGGGTCAGTTTGCTGCTTTGGGGGGTCTGTCCAAGGCCTTGTTCAAGGCTGCTGAAGTCTGGGTTGGGCACCGCAAAGGCGGTGTGGCCATGGCTGCTATTGGTGCCTGTGCGGGTTTCGGGTCGATTTGCGGCTCATCTTTGGCCACCGCCGCGACCATGGGTCAGGTGGCCCTGCCTGAGCTCAAGCGAGCCGGTTATGCGGGCGGCATCTCCACGGCCTGTCTGGCCGCTGGTGGCACGCTGGGCATCTTGATCCCCCCCTCCGTGGTGCTGGTCATCTACGCCATCTTGACGGAACAGAACATCGCCAAGCTCTTTTTGGCAGCCTTCGTTCCCGGCATTCTGGCTGCAGTGGGCTATGTGATCGTGATCGCCATTTATGCCCGGGTGCGCCCGCAAGACATGGGCACACTGCCGCCAGCACCCATGAAAGAGCGCCTGCAAGCGACCGCCCGCGTTTGGCCTGTGGTGCTGATTTTCTTGCTGGTGGTCGGCGGTATTTATGGCGGCATTTTCACGCCCACAGAGGGTGCGGCTGTGGGCGCTTTCGGCACAGGCGTAGCAGCCTGGCTCAATGGCGGCCTGAACCGCAAAACGCTGGGCGGGGCCTTGCTGGGCACCGCCGTGGCCACGGCCATGATTTTCATGATCGTGCTGGGCGCAGGCGTCTACAACACCTTTTTGGCCTTGTCGCAATTGCCCCAAGAAGCCGCAGCGGCCGTGGCCTCTTGGGGAGTCAGCCCCTTGCTGGTGATGACGGCAATTTTGGTGCTCTACGTGATTTTGGGTTGCTTCATGGACTCGCTGTCCATGATCTTGCTGACGATTCCAGTGTTCTTTCCGATCGTCTCGGCCTTGGACTTTGGCCTGCCCCCCGATGAACTGGCCATCTGGTTCGGTATCTTGGTGCTGATCGTGGTGGAAGTCGGCTTGATCACGCCCCCAGTAGGCATGAACCTGTTCGTCATCAACTCGCTCGCTCGCGACACGCCCATCACCCAGACTTACCGCGCCATCATGCCCTTTGTGCTGAGCGACCTCTTGCGCACAGCCTTGCTGGTGGCCTTTCCGTCCATCACTTTATTTGTGTTGAGGTTTTAA